From Amaranthus tricolor cultivar Red isolate AtriRed21 chromosome 4, ASM2621246v1, whole genome shotgun sequence:
TAATTTGTCAAGGCGTTTAAGTGGATGATCAAATCTTAGAACATCTCAAAATATAAGAAGAGGTGCAAGTTTTAGGACTGAGGGACTAAGTGGTTTTGATAAAATCTCTAACTTATGGGCAGTGGGGCATTGTCTATACAGTGTATATATAGATGAAAATCTATATTTATGAAGTAGAGTGCTGAACATATCTAATTAGTGAAACTTGCTTATCTTGTGTCCTGGTTCTGAAAAGTGTGAACACAAATGCGATAGCTTATCTAAGTTATGCTAATATGTGGATATTGAAGTTAAGCTTTACATTCTGACGGAGATTATTGAAACGTAGCTTTACCTTTTGACAGGGGTTACTGTTTTTCTATGTGGACTCGCTATTCCTTTGTTGGGATCGCGGTGCCATCCTCCAACTGTGTTGCTAACTAATTTTGTGGCTACGCCCATTGAGTTGAGGTAATGTTGCTCTTGAAGGAATTACTGGTATCATTTTTAATCAGATTTATATTTACAtgttttttcttccaaattCCTGCTTGACTTTACTTAATTATAGCTTATATGCTTTGTAGTTTGGTGGTTCCCTTCCTACGTCTTGGTGAAGCTATATGTGGTGGTCCTCAATTTCCATTAACTTCTGATGCGTTGAAGAAAGTCTTGACTGGCAAAGCTTCAGTTGAAGTCCTTCTAAGTATTGTTCATGCGGTATGTATTTCTTTGTAGATGTATACATTTTTCTTGTACGCCTAATCATATCCGACCACCATTTTTCTTATCGACTCTAATGATGATTACCAAGCTAGTGGTGGAAAGTAGGAGGAGATGGATTAGAAGTAGACATGACAATTTTTGTCGATCAAAATTGTTCAGAAACCCAAAAATATTGACATGTGACTCGAcccaaaaattagaaaattgagTCGAATCTTATCATAGAACGGTAAATTTGTTTTTATCAAATTTGTTCAATTCTTTTGAGTTCCACGTCTTCACTTTTTATAGAGATTATATCGCATTTCGCAAATAAGCAGTTTTGGTCACAGTTGCGGTAATAATCGCAATACATTTTTTCGTTTAATCCCAGAACGTATAGAGTGATAACTTGCAAGTTAGCCATTGAACCAACTCGACAAGTGTTCGttattttctcatttatttAGGTGATAAATGTAATACATAATGACACATAATATTCAATTACTTAAGTTCAATTTTTAGTTCTAATTGAAAATTTCATTATACTTATCGTATCTATCGACTACTTTTATCAATTCAATCCAACCTcaagatataattatttttcaaaatcttaaatcataaataaaacttaattcAAAACGCGTactattaatataataaaaatctaGCAATACAAATAGTAgtactaataatattataaaaataatatattaataattttaaaatcatgtCTCTAAATAAATTGTCAtctctaaatttttttaaataactttaaaagaaattttgagTATGAATAGAGGTAATACTtagaaaaaatacaaaatatttgtatagaataataatatgaataatcataaaaatatgagagaaaacatttaaaatactatagtaaataaataaaaaataaaggaaataaaaaattttagtcATTTTGAGGATGAAGAATATTTCAATAGGaaactttacttttaaaaatccgTGGTGATTCTCTTTTAAAAATCCTATCTTTCGTTTATTTTTGAAAGATCCCAACTTTAACTACCACATGTCAAGTTGGTGTTGgttcttgttttatttttaaaatttaagaaaactataaagaaaaagtaattgaaaaaaataacaattaaaatttgaattaactTACTGCTGCCCATCTGTTCTTCCCCACACTTAAACTCACTTCCCCCAACCGGCCATCATGAACCACCCTCCATTACTAGTTGTTTAATTAATCACTTCCTCTTCATCTTCTCTCATTTCTCAAGGAACTTAAATTCAATTCATTGACCATGGCATCTCTTTATTGAAAGAACGTTTGCATTAAGGTGATAAATCATACTtcatatatttgtttataagtTCTTACTGTcggaaaaaatgtaaaaaaggcTTGTAATTTGTTCTTATTGCTTGAAAATCAAGGACAAAATCAATCCAATCCTTAAGTGATTTTTTCTTTAGCtggtattattttgatttaaagtTACATCTACAAAACCATATTTTTATCAGAAAAAATCCCAAAATGGGTGTTTATAATTGGAgaaaaaatgagtaaaaaaaCTGAATTTGGTAAAGAATACAAACAAGGTTCCCCTCCCCAGCGTTGTGTGTTCATAGTGTCAGGGTGGTTTGTAAGTTTGTAAGTTCACGTATATAAGAAGCTCACATGATCAATTCTTGGGAAGTTTAGAAGTATACAATTGTTCTATGATTTAAGTTTTACAATTTTGTTGAGAGGTAGAACATTCCAAGGACTTAAACGTTTAGCTAAACACATTTGATGCTCTCCACTTCTTGGGAAGTGTGATTTCGTATGTTTCTTGTTCTTCATATTAACCAAACAATTAGTAATGCTAGAGGATTATTACATAGGATGTGTTAGAAGCACTTTGGACTACCTAATGTGGGTTGTTTTTTGTATTCTTTACCAATAAAGATTGTTTTGAGACACCCCGAAAGTGCAGTCATTACGGCCTTAAGAAACAAAGACTCTTTTTTCTCACAGTTTCTTCCTATATGTCCTGTTAGTGTGcctttgctattttttttttcgagttATCCTACCATATTTATGGTGAACAATGATGCTAATAGCTGCCTAATACATAATGTTTTGAGTTTGTATACAGTTGGTGGGATGGTTGTTTGCTGCACCATTCATCTTGGCTTTGCTTTATGTTCTACTTTTGCCATGCTTCAAGATTCTTGTACAGAAATTCAGCTCTGCCCCAACAAGCCCAAAGAAGCCAAAAGGCCATGAAGAACTTCGGCTCAAGGTGAGGGCTGCCTGAATCCCGACCTACGCGATTGTGTGTAGAATACATGTAAATTCTGTTGGATGCTAGAAAATTAGTTTTCTCGAGGCCATATTTGTTTAGACTACATTCTCATTGGCTTCTTAAGTTAAAATTGATCAGGAAATGTTCGAAAGATCTGATCTTTGTTCAGTAATTGTTTGTACATGTTAATTTCGATTGCGAACAGAACAATGATTTCAGGGGATATGATTATGTTGTTTAATATACCATTCTGTCACGGGGCGCCTTTTTATACCCCAAGCATTGAGCATGTAAATCAGATAAATAAAGTGTGTTCTAGAGATGTCTAGAATATTCTGAAAGCTTATTGTTTTGTCTAGAAGAGTCTAGAACACTCTAGAGGTATAATGTAAATATAGTAGGATCGTGACATGTCAGTGAAGCGAAGAACTATTGCCATTTCCAGTGCTATTTGGTATTTAATCTTGTTTTCCCTATCAATATAAtcatacaattaattaaatatcttGAAATATTTGTAGTTAGTTTTGTTTTCCCTAAGCCCTATCATGCCTATCAAGGGTTTCAGTCCCTGATTTTCCTCtactttttgtattttcaatCTTTTGATAACAAGCAACTAATTTTTCATCACATTAAAATGaggaaatttaatttttatttgtattttcaaTCATTTGAATATAAGTAATTGCTATATTTGTAGTGTTTAGTTAAGTTGGGTTACTCTGTATGTCAGCTTACGAAGTGCTCACACTCTATAAGCTAAGGGGATAACATCTCAAAATCATATTACAATGGGAAAAAGGGTTTCGGTGACTTATAAATTACACatatcatatttaatttatcgatgtggaatAAATCATCTTAACACCCCTTCACCTGCGAACTCCTGTTAAGTTcacatgtgggagtaatcaattcgGGTATGAACATCATTTTATTCGGATGCACCATATTAATTTTTGGTCAAACTATTGGCTCTGTAACCATGTTATATTAAGGTAGATTTACCATGAATGTCAACATAGTTTCGGATAAACATGAGGTATACACATTCCATAAACCAACGGAGATACTATTATAAAATCACACGAAATGAGAAGAAGGACtccaataacttaaaaaaatatgtgTATTATCGTTAATTCATGTGGCATAAAATCATCTCATTAATTGCATTTCAAGTGAGTACCCCCCAATTTTTATGAAAAGATCTAAGTATGGCATCGGATATTTGCAGATATTTCTCCAAAAGTAGAATACTCATATATTAAAGTATTACTCACGGAAAAAGGAAAAATGTGAAAAAGCAAATAGATATTTTTAGTGGAAAACTTATTTCTTTAACTTTTCTAGTTTGACGTGCAAATTGCAACTATTTTTTTTCCACCAAAATTAagagtattttatttattattttattttgtaattatgtTTCATCAAATGGAAGtaagtatttatttttcaaattgaacTAGTTTTTGTCTTTGTTCGAcctactctataataaaaaaaaattataataaaagtatttttttttataataaaatgttaTTAAAGCATAAAACACTACTCAAAgcacttaaatttttttaaatttactcCTACCGTCCTATGTTACACAAAAGAAATATCTAAggaaaaaataatccaaatagTCATTATCATCCAATAGAAAATTTCTCATTCCACCTAACCATCTAAATGTgcctaaatttatttttgatgtaCTTGAAAATGACATCCCAATATATTTTACTTTATCCTTAgataaaaaatatgtacttaacactatttagtatattgaAATGCTAATGTGAgtcaaaataatgaaaataataaatggaaagattgtaataataaaaatattatgagtCGTGTCTAAAAATCTATTTGGActgttttttagtttttttgggttttattgGCTCGATTTGTTTGTGTCAATTTATTTTCTtgattgtttttcttgttttttttacttaattacatatttttattttttcacaaaatgTACTTAATCgacttcaaattaaaatttaatcattTCTCAGACTTTCAAGATACATGTTTTGAGACGTAACTTTTATCGATAAAAGGGCACATCACACTAAAAAGTAAATTGTATGAGATAAAAGacatataaaatatatgaaacATATACAAAATGGAGATGAAGGCAAGCCAAAATACATAGCATATTATGAATGGATTATTCCAAATTAGAGTACTTAAATTATCAATATGTGACAAATATACAAATTATTAATCCAATGCAAATAGAAAATTTTCCATGTCACCAAGTAAAACCCAACCAAACTAAGCATCCCCAAATATTCAAACTcaattatattgattattatttttttaattttaaaactatattttttaagtttgatttttatctGATCCTCTCATTTTTTCAGCCTATGATagtataattcaaaaaaatgttacagttaaaataatgaaaataagtaATAGTAAAAGTAGCATAAGTTACGTCTATATAAGTAATAGTAAAAGTAACATGAATCACGTCTAATCATCGACGAACGCTCTATACTACTCACTCAATGCCATGGATACGCAACATAGATTAAtgccaaaaattaaaatttattgaacacaattaaataatttaaatagaattAAGTGACAAAAACATTATTACAGAGTAAAAACTTTCCTAAacatgccaaaaaaaaaaatttgtattttcctcAATAACTTTTTTCttaatagaattttttatgCCGAAAATGTgcattattaattttgatatctctttattgttgttgtctCTTCTTAGGTACTTTCATATTAATAAAACTtctaaatattcaaaaaaaaaaaaaaaattacaaaataaaaaaacaaattaaatagaaaCATCAAAAAATTTAGCGAAAGAGTTGCTCCAATGGTTATCCAAATAGACTTGTCAAAACATGGAACTGCACGCTACCTTTTTCACATGTTTTAactataaaatttcccatattttcttttcattaaaCTAATTTATCTTCTTCATGAATACTTATCTACTCCTTTTTTTTATCATCCCTAATCCAAGAATTCTCTgatatttttcattctttttaaaaaaaaatatatgagtccgtctcatcatgagatgtgcctatatatataactaatttttctaattgatcattttaaattttaagagaATTATGTTAATAGACTAAATATACATGAGTCAGTCCAATAAAAATATACGACAATAAGACCTgagttatttaaaaatttggCTTTTGGGTTTAGGAATTTGGAGCAAATTGTCTTCCTTCTACTATTTAAAAAATGTAAGATTTAGTCTTAGTTAAAGTTTTCGATTTTTCCTCACAATATGTTAATTTTAGACAAAGGATATTCCATACTTATCccttaaaaaatttattgtagCATATCGAAATCGCAAATACTCCAATGagtcaaaataataaaaataagtaaaaattccAGTTGTAATAAGTCTAATAAAAATAGCATGAGTCACGTCTAAAATCAGGATGTATACTATTTAAGATTTGCCCCTTTCGTCATCCAAAAGACTTGTCAATACATGGAATTGCATGCTGCTTTTCCCCATTAAATCTTCCATgtttgcttcttcttcttcttcaactacCTACTAGTACTTATCTACTCCTTTTTTCTCCCTATTCTCAGGAATCTCTAGatattttttcattcttatcaattaatttctttttgtaaaaccctaatttccgACGAATTCTTCGTCCAGATTTTGGGTGTGATTTTGTAAATGTCGTCGGTTAATGCAACTTACAGTGGTAGAATTAGTAGTAGTAATGGCATTGTGAATTCTAACACAATTCAAGGAGATGCGAATAGAATTACAGCAAGTAATAGTAGTGGTGGAGGTGGAAGTAGAGATTCATTGAAATTATATGAAGCGATTATATTTTCTGGACCAATTGTGCTCACATTGATTATCCTTTTCTTGTTTTACTTCTTTTATCTTCGTCGTCATAGTGTTGATTGGTCTTCTCTTCGTATGCGAGCTTCTAATGCTGCTGCAGCCGCCGGTTCCGAGGATGTTGGGGtagaatttatttgtttaatttggtGATATTGGTTTATGAGgtataatttgtgttttatgttTAAATTGTGTTGTTTGATTTAACTTTAGGTGAAGAAAGAGGTTGGATTGAAGAAAGAAATTAGGGAAATGCTGcctattattgtttttaaagagAGCTTTTCTGTCAGAGATTCACAGTGAGTTTTCTCTcgtttattttctgatttttctacCCTGCTcctttaattgtttgttttttatGGGTTTAATCAAATAAGGTAGAGGAGTTCCATTGATTTTTAGGATGGAATTACGATGTGAATTTGGTGGATAGGAATTAG
This genomic window contains:
- the LOC130811044 gene encoding uncharacterized protein LOC130811044 codes for the protein MQFSRLKMGSWLHNKIVEPLLQILRRGAEPKQLAFSSALGFTLGVFPICGVTVFLCGLAIPLLGSRCHPPTVLLTNFVATPIELSLVVPFLRLGEAICGGPQFPLTSDALKKVLTGKASVEVLLSIVHALVGWLFAAPFILALLYVLLLPCFKILVQKFSSAPTSPKKPKGHEELRLKVRAA
- the LOC130809947 gene encoding RING-H2 finger protein ATL7-like, with the protein product MSSVNATYSGRISSSNGIVNSNTIQGDANRITASNSSGGGGSRDSLKLYEAIIFSGPIVLTLIILFLFYFFYLRRHSVDWSSLRMRASNAAAAAGSEDVGVKKEVGLKKEIREMLPIIVFKESFSVRDSQCSVCLGDYQAEDKLQQIPGCGHTFHLNCIDHWLATHTTCPLCRLSLISPSKSPPASEPDSHNPTGSQINNSENTDDFLQQNRLQIV